A single region of the Ancylobacter novellus DSM 506 genome encodes:
- a CDS encoding LacI family DNA-binding transcriptional regulator: MQHQRPKIVDVARLAGVSTATVSRVLSNPEIVSAETRRLVEEAIRQTGYRLNQAARNLRIRRTGGVLALVPNLSNPFFSQILAGMAAVLAPAGYNLLVADTRAEGGRSILTYAEPSRADGLIVLDGTLPAEGFAGRLPLVLACEWIPGIAAPRVKIDNREAAMMAVEHLIGLGHRSVAHVAGPRGNVLSEARLAGTEQALAAHGLPAPMVFPGDFSLESGRRAGAAWLALPPHERPTAVFLASDAMACGFIGEVQHHDVMVPRDVSVMGFDDIELVSHMTPALSTIRQPREALGRRAAQRLLDRIGGDDRADDTILPVELVLRGSTAPPGG, encoded by the coding sequence ATGCAGCACCAGAGGCCGAAGATCGTGGACGTGGCGCGGCTCGCCGGCGTTTCCACCGCGACGGTCAGCCGCGTGCTCTCCAATCCCGAGATCGTCAGCGCCGAGACGCGCCGCCTCGTCGAGGAGGCGATCCGCCAGACCGGTTACCGGCTCAACCAGGCCGCGCGCAATCTGCGCATAAGGCGCACCGGCGGCGTGCTGGCGCTGGTGCCCAATCTGTCGAATCCATTCTTCTCGCAGATCCTCGCGGGCATGGCGGCGGTGCTGGCGCCGGCCGGCTACAATCTGCTCGTCGCCGACACGCGGGCGGAGGGCGGGCGCTCGATCCTCACCTATGCCGAGCCGAGCCGGGCGGACGGGCTGATCGTGCTCGACGGCACGCTGCCGGCGGAAGGCTTCGCGGGCCGCCTGCCGCTGGTGCTGGCCTGCGAATGGATACCCGGCATCGCCGCGCCGCGGGTGAAGATCGACAACCGCGAGGCGGCGATGATGGCGGTCGAGCATCTCATCGGGCTCGGCCACCGCAGCGTCGCCCATGTCGCCGGCCCGCGCGGCAATGTGCTGAGTGAGGCGCGGCTCGCTGGCACCGAGCAGGCGCTTGCCGCGCACGGATTGCCGGCGCCGATGGTCTTTCCCGGCGACTTCTCGCTGGAATCGGGCAGGCGCGCCGGCGCCGCCTGGCTGGCGCTACCGCCGCATGAGCGGCCCACCGCCGTCTTCCTCGCCAGCGACGCCATGGCCTGCGGTTTCATCGGCGAAGTCCAGCATCACGACGTGATGGTGCCGCGCGATGTCTCGGTGATGGGCTTCGACGACATCGAGCTGGTGTCGCACATGACGCCGGCGCTCTCCACCATCCGCCAGCCGCGCGAGGCGCTGGGCCGCAGGGCGGCGCAACGGCTGCTCGACCGGATCGGCGGCGACGACAGAGCCGACGACACCATATTGCCGGTCGAGCTGGTGCTACGCGGCAGCACCGCGCCGCCCGGTGGTTAG